A region from the Desulfitobacterium dehalogenans ATCC 51507 genome encodes:
- the panC gene encoding pantoate--beta-alanine ligase: MIICKKISEVREIIKEQRSQGRSIALVPTMGYLHEGHLTLVEEAKKSGAFVVMSIFVNPLQFGPNEDFARYPRDLERDAQKAEGAGVHLIFNPEVEEMYPSKNLTHVEVNELGDSLCGASRPGHFRGVTTVVSKLFHIVQPDRAYFGQKDYQQYLIIRQMVMDLNFPIEVIGVPIVREKDGLALSSRNIYLSPEQRAEALVLQRSLGKAENWIRQGDRSAQSIEERIKELIRNESSGEIDYVEIRSAENLRRVEQIEGKVLIALAVRFGSTRLIDNKVLEEM; encoded by the coding sequence ATGATCATCTGTAAAAAAATCTCTGAAGTCCGGGAAATCATCAAAGAGCAACGAAGCCAGGGAAGAAGCATAGCCTTGGTGCCCACCATGGGGTATTTGCATGAAGGGCATTTGACTTTGGTGGAAGAGGCTAAGAAAAGCGGTGCTTTTGTGGTGATGAGTATTTTTGTCAATCCGCTGCAATTTGGTCCTAACGAGGATTTTGCCCGCTATCCCCGGGATTTGGAACGGGATGCCCAGAAGGCCGAAGGGGCTGGGGTACATTTAATTTTTAATCCTGAAGTCGAAGAGATGTATCCGTCAAAGAATCTCACCCATGTGGAAGTAAATGAGCTGGGAGACAGCCTCTGCGGAGCTTCCCGACCGGGTCATTTTCGTGGTGTGACTACGGTGGTCAGCAAACTCTTCCATATTGTTCAGCCGGATCGCGCCTATTTCGGTCAAAAAGATTATCAGCAGTACTTAATCATACGTCAAATGGTGATGGATCTGAATTTTCCTATTGAAGTCATAGGGGTACCCATTGTCAGAGAAAAAGATGGGTTGGCCTTGAGTTCAAGAAATATTTACTTAAGTCCTGAGCAACGGGCGGAAGCACTTGTGTTGCAGAGGAGCCTTGGGAAGGCAGAGAACTGGATCCGTCAGGGAGATCGTTCCGCTCAGAGCATCGAAGAGAGAATTAAGGAATTGATTAGAAATGAAAGTTCTGGAGAAATTGATTATGTAGAGATTCGTTCGGCGGAAAACCTGCGCCGGGTAGAACAGATCGAAGGAAAAGTACTCATCGCCTTAGCCGTGCGCTTTGGTTCAACCCGCCTGATTGATAATAAAGTTTTGGAGGAGATGTAA
- the panD gene encoding aspartate 1-decarboxylase, producing MFRTMMKSKIHRATVTEANLKYVGSITIDEELLEAADILPNEKVQVVNNNNGARLETYVIPGKRGERTICLNGAAARLVQVGDEVIIISYGIFTDEAARAYEPKVIFVDEGNNPVKIAHEEIHGRES from the coding sequence ATGTTCCGAACCATGATGAAGTCCAAGATTCATAGGGCCACAGTCACTGAAGCCAATCTTAAATATGTAGGAAGCATTACCATTGATGAAGAACTCCTGGAGGCTGCGGATATCCTTCCTAATGAAAAAGTTCAGGTTGTAAATAATAATAACGGAGCCCGCTTAGAGACTTATGTTATTCCTGGAAAGAGAGGAGAGCGTACCATATGTCTGAATGGGGCTGCAGCCCGCTTAGTTCAAGTGGGGGATGAGGTGATTATTATTTCTTATGGGATTTTCACTGATGAGGCAGCCCGGGCCTATGAACCGAAGGTTATCTTCGTGGATGAAGGGAATAATCCGGTGAAGATTGCCCATGAGGAGATACACGGACGAGAGTCTTAG
- the nadB gene encoding L-aspartate oxidase encodes MRRYLVPWRAEECRIYSTGVLVLGSGIAGLYTALKASEYFEVTVLTKKGIPESNTKHAQGGIAVALDQEDSPSLHYEDTLYAGAGLCESDSVRVLVEDGPLRVEELIRMGAHFDRKNGKLAFTQEAAHSRRRILHANGDATGEEIERTLIAQALGEERILVKEEQFLLDLLKNQKGEVIGVLSLNGKTQELEIYLAQAVVLATGGLGQLYCYTTNPEVATGDGMAAAYRAGAQLMDMEFVQFHPTALFIPGAPRFLISEAVRGEGAHLLNVRGERFMEDISGKELAPRDVVAREIWREQAKGEVYLDFRPIGLEKVKQRFPMIYQTCLDYGINVLEDRLPVAPAAHYMMGGVRTDEMGRTSLPNLYASGECACNGVHGANRLASNSLLDGLVFGGRIVEDIVNTARSKGLMDPQLSDIHTEKDESCPGYLRNQLKREELQELMWEYVGIIREEEGLKKAIKLIGDWDRTFIPEREIAQLELKNLLAIGHCVARAALAREESRGGHYRWDYPETHTKDLKHSIQTKEGYDVCTIPVSRVD; translated from the coding sequence ATGAGAAGATATTTGGTGCCTTGGCGCGCTGAGGAATGTCGTATTTATTCGACAGGAGTGTTGGTTCTCGGAAGCGGAATAGCAGGCTTATACACAGCTCTTAAGGCCAGCGAGTATTTTGAGGTCACTGTGCTGACCAAGAAGGGGATTCCGGAGAGCAACACTAAGCATGCTCAAGGGGGGATCGCTGTAGCTTTAGACCAAGAGGATTCTCCCTCTTTGCATTACGAGGATACTCTCTATGCAGGTGCAGGATTATGCGAATCCGATTCCGTTCGGGTTTTGGTGGAAGATGGTCCTTTGCGGGTCGAAGAGTTGATTCGGATGGGAGCCCATTTTGACAGAAAAAACGGCAAGCTGGCTTTTACTCAGGAGGCCGCCCACAGTCGCAGAAGGATTCTCCATGCCAATGGAGATGCTACGGGGGAAGAAATCGAACGGACTCTGATTGCCCAGGCTCTTGGGGAAGAGCGGATTCTCGTTAAAGAAGAGCAATTCCTACTGGATCTCTTAAAAAACCAAAAGGGTGAAGTCATCGGGGTACTCAGTCTCAATGGTAAAACCCAAGAGTTGGAGATTTATTTGGCCCAAGCTGTGGTTTTGGCTACAGGGGGGTTAGGCCAGCTCTACTGTTATACTACCAACCCCGAAGTGGCTACAGGGGATGGCATGGCAGCGGCTTATCGGGCAGGAGCACAGTTAATGGATATGGAGTTTGTCCAATTTCACCCCACAGCTCTTTTTATTCCGGGTGCACCTCGGTTTTTAATCTCAGAAGCCGTTCGGGGAGAAGGAGCTCACCTCCTGAATGTTCGAGGAGAACGTTTTATGGAAGATATCTCCGGAAAAGAGTTAGCGCCACGGGATGTGGTAGCAAGAGAGATCTGGAGAGAGCAGGCTAAGGGTGAGGTATATTTGGATTTCCGGCCTATAGGTTTAGAAAAAGTGAAGCAACGTTTCCCCATGATTTATCAGACCTGCTTGGATTACGGGATCAATGTCCTGGAGGATCGACTTCCTGTGGCACCTGCCGCACACTATATGATGGGTGGAGTCCGCACGGACGAAATGGGAAGGACAAGCCTCCCCAATCTTTATGCCAGTGGGGAATGCGCTTGCAATGGTGTCCATGGGGCAAATCGGTTGGCCAGCAATTCTTTGCTGGATGGTCTCGTCTTTGGGGGGCGTATCGTGGAAGATATTGTGAATACGGCCCGGTCTAAGGGACTCATGGACCCTCAGCTTAGTGATATCCATACAGAAAAAGATGAATCCTGTCCGGGATATTTAAGAAATCAACTTAAACGTGAGGAACTTCAAGAGCTGATGTGGGAATATGTGGGTATTATCCGAGAAGAAGAAGGCTTGAAGAAGGCCATTAAGCTTATAGGGGACTGGGACAGGACCTTTATACCTGAAAGGGAGATCGCTCAGTTAGAATTAAAAAATCTCCTGGCGATCGGTCATTGTGTAGCTCGGGCTGCTTTGGCACGTGAAGAGAGCCGAGGGGGACATTACCGTTGGGATTATCCTGAAACCCATACAAAGGATTTAAAACATTCCATTCAAACAAAGGAGGGCTATGATGTTTGCACCATTCCAGTATCAAGAGTTGATTGA